From a single Leptospira levettii genomic region:
- a CDS encoding SDR family NAD(P)-dependent oxidoreductase, whose product MKLSGNTILITGCGMGIGALTAERLAKEGNDIIGVDINQSLLKEIQLKVESAGRKFYGYVCDLSKEDDIGNLIKKIRKNKLSFQVLINNAGIAPSGPFEGKDFSVWKKALQINVHGPMKLVYESLPILREQKEACIINLASIAGKFGTEGTVTYSATKHAMVGFSQALKMELYETQIGVSWICPSMAKTRMIDGVKPSIFTPVIEPDQVAKAICKAIVKNPGEVLVPSYLRSTIVIMPALFPKFSLWLAVKTKASKGWLLANKGLEKNIPV is encoded by the coding sequence ATGAAATTATCTGGAAATACGATTTTGATTACAGGCTGTGGAATGGGAATTGGTGCTTTAACAGCAGAACGATTGGCAAAAGAGGGAAACGATATCATTGGAGTTGATATCAACCAATCCCTATTGAAAGAAATCCAACTGAAAGTGGAATCAGCAGGAAGAAAATTTTATGGATATGTTTGTGATCTTTCCAAAGAAGATGATATCGGAAATCTTATCAAAAAAATCAGAAAGAATAAACTCAGTTTCCAAGTTTTGATTAACAATGCGGGGATTGCTCCTAGTGGTCCCTTTGAAGGAAAGGATTTTTCTGTTTGGAAAAAAGCCTTACAAATCAATGTTCATGGACCAATGAAGTTGGTTTATGAATCGTTGCCAATTCTCAGAGAACAAAAAGAAGCATGTATCATCAATCTAGCAAGTATTGCAGGTAAGTTTGGAACAGAAGGAACTGTCACTTATTCCGCAACCAAACATGCAATGGTTGGTTTCTCTCAAGCCTTAAAAATGGAATTATACGAAACTCAAATCGGTGTTAGTTGGATTTGTCCATCAATGGCGAAGACTAGAATGATAGATGGTGTCAAACCTTCCATTTTTACTCCTGTTATAGAACCAGACCAAGTGGCAAAGGCAATCTGTAAAGCGATAGTGAAAAATCCTGGTGAAGTCCTTGTTCCTTCTTATCTCAGGTCTACTATCGTGATTATGCCAGCTCTCTTTCCAAAGTTTTCCCTCTGGCTTGCGGTAAAAACAAAAGCGTCAAAAGGTTGGTTACTTGCCAACAAGGGGCTTGAGAAAAATATTCCTGTTTAG
- a CDS encoding glycosyltransferase family 39 protein — MAYASFLFISLLYCFQVGISLGVLPVVWPDEVLFYSPAISFANTGHLKTEVLTGLIPGMESKTLWMPPGYLLFSGFTLSIFPDSLITLRIANVCIVYLTALGFYILLKRLSISEMAAQIALASVLWEPLVFRFGTVARMEALTACFFILSLLFATNKSKSNWNSFFAGVMLSFSALSHPIGASFGLITLFLIYQNFGFKKIIWFLLGGVLPILVWIYYIHPNWDWFQIQFGAQLTRKQNLLKTFTLIDKLKIFSFGFGFPKIRLVIIGLQLSCLCFFTFKLFQNKTKQMNSWYLFWVWILSVFVALYTSSEGWYVYHSLFPLAFGMALLLEEKSFVNKLPYVGILVSLFAMIFIVKIHWSKTDTNEIQTLHFQKIEKSLSNSKALYLQSLPDPYFYLKSKRPDLDILEFIPGELELPSTTYIKTIHSRDSFIFYDENLINDTIKEYLKQGNWIRKEWDIPVPSNHWLHYKTIVYTRK, encoded by the coding sequence GTGGCTTATGCCTCGTTTCTATTCATCTCCCTTCTTTACTGTTTCCAAGTTGGTATCAGCTTAGGAGTATTGCCTGTTGTATGGCCAGATGAAGTTTTATTTTATTCCCCTGCCATCTCATTTGCAAATACAGGACATTTAAAAACCGAGGTCCTCACTGGACTCATACCTGGCATGGAATCCAAAACATTATGGATGCCACCTGGTTATCTATTATTTTCAGGATTTACATTATCTATTTTCCCTGATAGTTTAATCACCCTTCGCATAGCGAATGTTTGTATTGTTTACTTAACTGCACTTGGATTTTATATTTTACTCAAAAGACTTTCGATTTCAGAGATGGCAGCTCAAATTGCCCTCGCGAGTGTACTTTGGGAACCTCTTGTATTTCGGTTTGGCACTGTCGCTCGTATGGAAGCCCTCACTGCCTGTTTTTTTATCCTAAGTTTACTCTTTGCAACAAACAAAAGTAAATCAAATTGGAATTCTTTTTTTGCGGGTGTGATGTTGTCGTTTTCCGCATTATCTCATCCCATCGGTGCTTCTTTTGGACTCATTACACTTTTTCTAATTTATCAAAATTTTGGTTTTAAAAAAATAATCTGGTTTTTGTTAGGTGGAGTTTTACCAATACTGGTTTGGATTTATTATATCCATCCAAATTGGGATTGGTTTCAAATTCAGTTTGGAGCTCAACTTACGAGAAAACAAAACCTTCTCAAAACTTTTACACTCATTGATAAGTTGAAAATCTTTTCTTTTGGATTTGGATTTCCCAAAATTCGTTTGGTGATCATTGGTCTACAACTATCATGTTTATGTTTTTTTACATTCAAACTTTTCCAAAACAAAACAAAACAAATGAATTCATGGTATTTATTTTGGGTTTGGATTTTGTCAGTTTTTGTAGCCTTGTATACTTCTTCTGAAGGTTGGTATGTATACCATAGCCTTTTCCCTTTGGCTTTCGGAATGGCATTGTTACTCGAAGAAAAATCATTCGTTAACAAACTTCCATATGTCGGAATCTTGGTATCCTTATTTGCTATGATTTTCATAGTTAAGATCCATTGGTCAAAGACAGATACGAATGAAATCCAAACTTTGCATTTTCAAAAGATTGAAAAAAGTTTATCAAATTCAAAAGCACTTTACCTTCAGAGTTTACCAGACCCTTATTTTTATCTCAAATCCAAACGTCCTGATTTGGATATTTTAGAATTTATCCCTGGTGAACTGGAACTTCCATCGACTACTTATATCAAAACGATCCACTCTCGTGATAGTTTTATCTTTTATGATGAAAATCTTATCAATGATACCATTAAAGAATATTTAAAACAAGGGAATTGGATTCGAAAAGAATGGGATATACCCGTTCCATCAAATCATTGGTTACATTACAAAACTATTGTTTATACGAGAAAATGA
- a CDS encoding inositol monophosphatase family protein, with protein MHSELLDRSYHFLNFLPNVVDFLVEKHKESNLKVDEKSLYNLVTEADLKAESMILEEIQKNFPLDGILSEERGAIEGSSGYTWVIDPLDGTTNYTHGLPLYGVSVGVVETETMAPVIGMVFFPELNTYYHAIKGQGAFREKKQIQVSQTKSMKDSLFVTGFPYDRNLSLDTLMQYYKSILQKSRGIRRTGAATLDLCWLAEGKFEGYYELGLKPWDMAAAGLIVMEAKGKLTSMDGNDFSIMIPSLLASNGYVHEYLLAEFEGQINRVVY; from the coding sequence ATGCATTCTGAATTACTTGATAGATCCTATCACTTTCTAAATTTTTTACCGAATGTTGTGGACTTCCTTGTTGAAAAACACAAGGAGTCAAATTTAAAAGTAGATGAAAAAAGTTTATACAACCTCGTAACAGAAGCTGATCTTAAAGCAGAATCGATGATCCTGGAGGAGATCCAAAAAAATTTCCCTTTGGATGGAATCTTATCTGAAGAACGTGGTGCCATCGAAGGTAGTTCCGGGTATACATGGGTAATTGATCCTTTGGATGGTACCACAAATTACACACATGGTTTACCGCTATATGGTGTTTCTGTTGGAGTTGTCGAAACAGAAACAATGGCACCAGTGATTGGTATGGTTTTTTTTCCCGAACTAAATACATATTACCATGCAATCAAGGGCCAAGGTGCCTTCCGCGAAAAAAAACAAATTCAAGTCTCTCAAACAAAGTCGATGAAAGATTCTCTTTTTGTTACAGGATTTCCTTATGATCGAAATTTATCGCTGGATACACTGATGCAATATTACAAATCGATTTTACAAAAATCGAGAGGAATCCGTCGAACAGGAGCTGCAACATTGGACTTATGTTGGTTAGCTGAAGGAAAATTTGAAGGTTATTACGAATTAGGATTAAAACCTTGGGATATGGCAGCCGCAGGTCTCATCGTTATGGAAGCAAAGGGGAAATTAACTTCTATGGATGGTAATGATTTTTCGATCATGATCCCGAGTTTACTTGCAAGTAATGGATATGTTCATGAGTATTTACTCGCTGAGTTTGAAGGGCAAATTAACCGAGTAGTTTATTGA
- the metF gene encoding methylenetetrahydrofolate reductase [NAD(P)H], with product MHISEILGKKQTTISFEFFPPKNEEASEDLFRNIQELSQMNPAYVSVTYGAGGSTRDLTHDLVVKLQEETGLTIVSHLTCVGSTKEEIGEILKRYQKSGIHNIMALRGDPPKGQNEFQKTENGFEYAGELVGFIKANYPNMGIGVAGFPEGHPSTPNRLKEIEYLKWKVDQGADYICTQLFFNNDSFYDFVERCEIAGIKVPIIAGIMPITSRKGMARMAELSLGTNFPAKLLKSLSRAEDDAYAENVGIHWATEQVRDLLDHKIAGIHMYTLNKSKATRKIYESLGIRNFDRIV from the coding sequence ATGCACATTTCTGAGATCCTCGGCAAAAAACAAACTACCATCAGCTTCGAATTTTTCCCTCCAAAAAATGAGGAAGCATCAGAGGATTTGTTCCGAAATATCCAAGAACTATCTCAAATGAACCCTGCTTATGTGAGTGTCACGTATGGTGCGGGTGGATCAACTCGTGACCTAACTCACGATTTAGTCGTCAAATTACAAGAGGAGACTGGTTTAACAATTGTTAGCCATCTCACATGTGTTGGATCCACCAAAGAAGAAATTGGTGAGATCCTAAAACGATACCAAAAAAGTGGAATCCACAATATTATGGCTCTTCGTGGAGATCCGCCAAAAGGTCAAAATGAATTTCAAAAAACAGAAAATGGATTCGAATATGCTGGAGAATTAGTTGGTTTCATCAAAGCAAACTATCCAAATATGGGGATTGGAGTTGCTGGTTTTCCAGAAGGTCATCCTTCTACTCCCAATCGTTTAAAAGAAATTGAATACTTAAAATGGAAAGTTGACCAAGGTGCAGACTATATCTGCACACAATTGTTTTTTAATAATGATTCTTTTTATGATTTTGTAGAACGATGTGAGATTGCGGGAATCAAAGTTCCAATCATTGCTGGTATCATGCCGATAACTTCTAGAAAAGGAATGGCACGTATGGCTGAATTATCCTTGGGTACTAATTTTCCGGCAAAACTATTGAAGTCATTATCACGTGCTGAAGATGATGCCTATGCTGAAAATGTTGGGATCCATTGGGCAACGGAACAAGTCCGTGATTTATTAGATCACAAAATTGCAGGCATCCACATGTATACACTCAACAAATCCAAGGCTACACGGAAAATTTACGAATCACTCGGGATCCGAAATTTTGATCGTATCGTTTGA
- a CDS encoding type III pantothenate kinase, which yields MSESPLLLVIDVGNTNTVFGVFREGQETPDFHKRTVTRRDRTSDELGLFLKGFLTQENVKADRVKKAIYSSVVPSLNPIVERMLEDWFDVNPLRVHYQMNLNFGISYPRPFEIGADRLVNAAYCAKTYPGKKAILVDLGTATTFCVISEKPEYIGGVIAPGLKISMDALTRNTAQLPPIVFGSPSRVLGESTVESIQAGFFFGWIGLLKEIVRAIKEEHPGDYVVVGTGGLVTTIHASHNQVFDEIDPMMTLKGLKILADLNS from the coding sequence ATGTCAGAATCACCATTATTATTAGTTATCGATGTTGGAAATACTAACACTGTATTTGGAGTTTTTCGTGAAGGTCAAGAGACACCTGATTTTCACAAAAGAACTGTTACGCGAAGGGATCGAACTTCGGATGAACTAGGACTATTTCTAAAGGGATTTTTGACTCAAGAGAATGTAAAAGCAGACCGAGTCAAAAAAGCAATTTACTCAAGTGTTGTGCCTTCGCTCAATCCGATTGTCGAAAGAATGTTAGAGGACTGGTTTGATGTAAATCCACTTCGAGTTCATTACCAAATGAATTTAAACTTTGGAATCAGTTACCCTAGGCCATTTGAAATTGGTGCGGATCGACTTGTCAATGCGGCCTATTGTGCCAAAACCTATCCAGGAAAAAAAGCCATCCTAGTCGATTTGGGTACTGCGACAACATTTTGTGTGATTAGCGAAAAACCAGAATACATTGGTGGTGTGATAGCACCTGGATTAAAAATATCCATGGATGCTTTAACGAGAAACACAGCCCAACTTCCGCCAATTGTATTCGGTTCTCCTTCTCGTGTGTTGGGAGAATCAACTGTTGAATCAATCCAAGCTGGTTTTTTCTTTGGGTGGATTGGCCTTCTGAAAGAAATTGTGAGAGCCATCAAGGAAGAACATCCTGGTGATTATGTAGTAGTGGGAACCGGTGGTCTTGTGACAACAATCCATGCTTCGCATAACCAAGTGTTTGATGAAATTGATCCAATGATGACACTCAAAGGATTAAAAATTTTAGCTGATTTAAATTCCTAA
- a CDS encoding DUF4870 domain-containing protein, protein MTDIQLEQDQEEKKWARRAHISTLLTYPMALLPFPFYFSSLGAMIYPFVMWLSRGKSSYSAKQSLEAMYLQALLSLGYFGFGTKFGDDRVLLVFSYVFMAFLHVVFLGIAIYRTTIGKPHHYPFSFFPLLFSSHQTKENWNELKKKFEDKVEFSEYKTQMEKLDSFRVSTEKDAKSLMDTNLQSLCNEYLHSLSDLRVKLAEDPLSYRKAKQFLNYFPETVSKILNQYIKVNQNSNTPDAEKRKSELNSLLSEVIKTTEQVRNKLKADETLNLDVEITAMKKNIEFGGY, encoded by the coding sequence ATGACAGACATACAATTGGAACAAGACCAAGAAGAAAAAAAGTGGGCCAGAAGGGCCCATATCTCTACTTTGCTCACCTATCCTATGGCATTATTGCCATTCCCTTTCTATTTTTCCTCTCTTGGAGCAATGATTTATCCATTTGTGATGTGGTTATCTCGTGGTAAATCATCCTATTCCGCAAAACAATCATTAGAAGCAATGTATCTACAAGCACTTCTATCTCTTGGATATTTTGGTTTTGGAACCAAGTTCGGTGATGATAGAGTATTACTTGTGTTTTCCTACGTATTTATGGCTTTTTTACATGTTGTTTTTTTAGGAATTGCGATCTATCGAACAACAATTGGAAAACCACACCATTATCCATTTAGCTTTTTTCCATTACTCTTTTCCTCCCACCAAACAAAGGAAAATTGGAATGAGTTAAAGAAAAAATTTGAAGATAAAGTAGAATTTTCAGAATATAAAACCCAAATGGAAAAGTTAGATTCCTTTCGAGTATCAACTGAAAAAGATGCAAAATCACTTATGGATACAAACCTACAAAGTTTGTGTAATGAGTATTTGCATTCACTGTCTGATTTAAGAGTGAAACTTGCAGAAGATCCACTTTCTTATCGTAAGGCAAAACAATTCTTAAACTATTTTCCAGAAACTGTTTCCAAAATTCTGAACCAATACATCAAAGTGAATCAGAATTCAAATACCCCTGATGCAGAAAAAAGAAAATCAGAGCTCAATTCTTTATTAAGTGAAGTGATCAAAACCACTGAACAAGTTCGAAATAAATTGAAAGCTGATGAAACCCTAAATTTAGATGTTGAGATCACTGCCATGAAGAAAAACATCGAATTTGGCGGGTATTAA
- a CDS encoding STAS domain-containing protein: MEIKTKKIGKHTLVHLNGRLDITHSDEVEAKLADDVQNGEGDIIINLELISYISSSGIRIFVGMVRELDKQGRKLKLCCITPPVKKVFDVVELLDLFEVFETEQEAVNSLSK; the protein is encoded by the coding sequence TTGGAAATAAAAACCAAAAAAATCGGAAAGCACACACTCGTTCACCTCAATGGTCGTTTAGACATTACACATTCTGATGAGGTTGAGGCAAAATTAGCTGATGACGTGCAAAACGGGGAAGGTGACATCATCATCAACCTGGAGCTTATATCCTATATCTCCTCCTCTGGGATTCGAATCTTCGTTGGTATGGTTCGAGAACTCGACAAACAAGGAAGAAAACTCAAACTCTGTTGCATCACCCCGCCTGTAAAAAAGGTTTTTGATGTTGTGGAACTACTCGATTTGTTTGAAGTTTTCGAAACGGAACAAGAAGCCGTTAACTCTCTCTCAAAGTAG
- a CDS encoding toxic anion resistance protein, protein MDSLELKSNDPELQLTKEDIQKVEELTGQIKLNNPNDIVSYGSSAQAKVSDFADKVLAEIKTKDAGYAGDLLNQLLFKIKDLDMDSFAGEGSTLSKIPLIGGLFDVSRKFLAKFEDLESQIGKIVDELHSARTNLTKDITLLQALYEKNLEYFKEIQIYIAAGDKKIQELRDKILPEMLEKAKAQGDTLASQQYQDMVQMVDRFEKKIHDLKLTRILSLQTGPQIRLIQSGNQVLVEKIQSSILNTIPLWKNQIVIALGLMRQRKALEAQKQVSKTTNDLIQKNAEMLKSGTVEIAKESEKGIIEIETLKNVNQQLIETITETLKIQEDGRQKRKLAEQEMIKIESDIKQKLLESK, encoded by the coding sequence ATGGACTCGCTGGAACTCAAATCAAATGACCCGGAACTACAACTTACAAAAGAAGACATTCAAAAAGTTGAGGAATTAACCGGACAAATTAAACTCAATAATCCAAATGACATAGTTTCTTATGGATCCTCTGCCCAAGCCAAAGTCTCGGATTTTGCGGACAAAGTTTTAGCTGAAATTAAAACCAAGGATGCTGGTTATGCGGGAGATTTATTAAATCAATTATTATTTAAAATCAAAGATTTGGATATGGATAGTTTTGCGGGGGAAGGAAGTACTCTTTCTAAAATTCCATTGATAGGTGGTCTCTTTGATGTTTCTCGAAAATTTTTAGCAAAGTTTGAAGATCTAGAATCTCAAATTGGAAAAATTGTAGATGAACTGCATTCAGCAAGAACCAATCTCACAAAAGACATAACTTTATTGCAGGCGTTATACGAAAAGAACTTAGAATATTTCAAAGAAATTCAAATCTACATTGCCGCAGGTGACAAAAAGATCCAAGAGTTAAGAGACAAAATTCTTCCTGAAATGTTGGAAAAGGCAAAAGCGCAAGGTGATACCTTAGCATCCCAACAGTACCAAGATATGGTGCAAATGGTGGATCGTTTTGAGAAAAAAATTCATGATCTAAAACTCACTAGAATCCTTTCCCTACAAACAGGCCCACAAATCCGATTGATCCAAAGCGGAAACCAAGTATTGGTTGAAAAAATCCAGAGTTCAATTTTAAATACAATCCCTTTATGGAAAAATCAAATTGTGATCGCTCTTGGTTTGATGCGCCAAAGAAAAGCTTTGGAAGCACAAAAACAAGTTTCAAAAACCACAAATGATTTGATTCAAAAAAATGCTGAGATGTTAAAGTCTGGTACTGTTGAGATTGCAAAGGAATCGGAAAAAGGAATCATTGAAATTGAAACACTCAAAAATGTGAACCAACAATTGATCGAAACGATTACCGAAACCTTAAAAATCCAGGAAGATGGTCGTCAAAAACGAAAGTTGGCGGAACAAGAGATGATCAAAATCGAATCCGACATCAAACAAAAACTTTTGGAATCTAAATAG
- a CDS encoding tyrosine-type recombinase/integrase, producing MLNTNLKLPTLLPHILTVDVCTIENSLLDQTEVRNLLHKLRCRNHLHYLIIKFLVCTGLSLPELIHLKIADFNAEMNRFHLKNGGRLRRRNIFLEPNFAIELYRYACEFLPNDYLFPGRDGVLRTRTIQKILKNASRLISREIHIPFLRDVIALDLYQKGFPVWEIQEFLGHRTSRSTRQRIMLHIPEAEHNDPRLFTRNRNQAA from the coding sequence ATGCTAAATACTAATTTGAAACTACCAACTTTACTCCCACACATTCTTACTGTTGATGTTTGTACAATTGAAAACTCTCTATTAGACCAAACAGAAGTCCGAAATTTACTCCATAAACTGAGATGCCGTAACCACCTACACTATTTGATCATCAAATTTTTAGTATGTACGGGACTATCTTTACCTGAGCTCATCCATCTAAAGATTGCCGATTTTAATGCGGAAATGAATCGTTTCCATTTAAAGAACGGTGGTCGCCTACGCAGGCGTAATATCTTTCTCGAACCCAATTTTGCGATCGAACTCTACCGGTATGCATGTGAGTTTTTACCGAATGATTATCTATTCCCGGGAAGAGATGGAGTTTTGCGAACACGCACCATACAAAAAATTCTCAAAAATGCAAGCCGTCTCATTTCCAGAGAAATCCATATTCCCTTTTTAAGAGATGTGATTGCTCTCGATTTGTACCAAAAGGGATTCCCTGTTTGGGAAATCCAAGAATTTTTAGGCCATAGGACGTCTCGTTCCACTCGTCAAAGGATTATGTTGCATATTCCGGAGGCAGAACACAACGATCCTCGACTTTTTACGAGAAACAGAAACCAAGCAGCGTAA
- a CDS encoding glycosyltransferase family 4 protein: MAKILFITPRFLQNASGGAEKLAFDYVDILSETHDVTVCTTSAKNYVTWENEFKTGITNENRYKILRFEVRKKRNIDYMNKILNQCLFVGESVSSKDQMDFIKEQGPYSPDLIDYISKNQFEYDLIILIGYLYYPVVMSIPLLKIPFVIVPTFHAEPPFRLPIYKQIYLNHYIYSFNAPEELAVYESYTNQRAKDYFLIGTYVEDHFNSNQDFISNSNTIQLLTIGRIEPAKGYPELFQDYHEWKNLSHRTDVNLKCLGSVFSMDISKEKEILFSGYVSEGEKISEIQKSYLLINPSAYESFSISIMESWLQEKPVLVNANSSVMKGHCIRSQGGLYYSDKVSFQRMLEYLLENENLKVRLGKNGRKYVLANFSKEVIRTKLNQMVNKLLG; this comes from the coding sequence ATGGCAAAAATTCTATTCATTACACCTCGATTTTTACAAAACGCATCAGGTGGTGCAGAAAAATTAGCCTTTGATTATGTAGATATATTGTCAGAGACTCATGATGTTACAGTTTGTACAACTTCTGCAAAAAATTATGTTACCTGGGAAAATGAATTTAAAACAGGAATAACAAACGAAAACAGATATAAAATCCTTCGATTTGAAGTTAGAAAAAAACGTAATATTGATTACATGAATAAAATACTAAATCAATGTTTGTTTGTTGGTGAGTCGGTCTCATCGAAAGACCAAATGGATTTTATAAAAGAACAAGGTCCCTATTCTCCAGATTTAATAGACTATATTTCAAAAAATCAATTTGAATATGATTTAATCATACTCATTGGATATTTATATTATCCAGTAGTTATGAGTATTCCTTTACTTAAAATACCTTTTGTGATTGTTCCTACATTCCATGCTGAACCTCCTTTCCGCTTACCGATTTATAAACAAATATACTTAAATCACTATATTTACAGTTTTAATGCTCCTGAAGAATTAGCAGTATACGAATCTTATACAAACCAAAGAGCTAAGGATTACTTTTTAATCGGCACTTACGTCGAAGATCACTTCAATTCAAATCAAGATTTTATCTCCAATAGTAATACGATCCAACTATTGACGATCGGTCGTATTGAACCAGCGAAGGGATATCCTGAATTATTCCAAGATTATCATGAGTGGAAAAATCTAAGTCATCGAACCGATGTGAATCTCAAATGTTTAGGTTCAGTTTTTTCAATGGATATTTCAAAAGAAAAAGAGATACTATTTTCAGGATATGTATCAGAAGGAGAGAAAATTTCTGAAATTCAAAAATCTTACCTCCTGATAAATCCTTCTGCGTATGAAAGTTTTTCTATTTCGATTATGGAATCTTGGCTCCAGGAAAAACCTGTTCTGGTAAATGCTAACTCATCAGTGATGAAAGGTCATTGTATTCGAAGTCAAGGTGGATTGTATTATTCGGATAAAGTTTCATTCCAAAGGATGTTAGAATACCTTTTAGAAAATGAAAATCTGAAAGTTCGATTAGGAAAAAATGGTAGAAAGTATGTACTTGCTAATTTCTCAAAGGAAGTGATTCGAACAAAACTCAACCAAATGGTCAATAAACTACTCGGTTAA
- a CDS encoding response regulator: protein MSQKKALVVDDSTVTRLMIRKIISEKHPNWEILEAESADKAKSILHDHPDIDLFSLDQNMPGTISGLDLAENLKSNYPNSKIVLVTANIQDAIKNRAKDLGIDFVEKPVTPEKIIPLLEKI, encoded by the coding sequence ATGTCACAAAAAAAAGCACTTGTAGTTGATGATAGCACAGTCACCCGATTGATGATTCGGAAAATCATTTCCGAAAAACACCCCAATTGGGAGATTTTAGAAGCTGAGTCAGCAGATAAGGCAAAATCTATTTTACACGACCATCCAGACATTGATTTATTTAGTTTGGACCAAAATATGCCAGGGACAATATCCGGCTTAGATTTAGCTGAGAATTTAAAATCAAACTATCCGAATTCAAAAATAGTTTTAGTCACTGCAAACATCCAAGATGCAATCAAAAATAGAGCCAAAGATCTGGGAATTGATTTTGTCGAAAAGCCTGTTACGCCTGAAAAAATCATTCCTTTGTTGGAAAAAATATGA
- a CDS encoding biotin--[acetyl-CoA-carboxylase] ligase, producing MQYRLLKPELGHRLQSVNSTNEWIRNPEVPFGSWVIAEEQTAGKGRGQNLWQSLGEEPLIFSGKIRISAAEISLPLLSIFISSALLKTIFYFFPEREVDTTIKWPNDIYKNEKKVAGILVQSEFINGVYDVVIGIGLNFFGQSVPEDLKEKATFLCDSQIGEGGLERFVNHLVIGINQAVITLLDQSQVLKDLVWIEDHSLLKNKVIETEWDERIVRGRVLGIDELGFLLIMTETGQKIELMDTSPKFRMI from the coding sequence ATGCAATATCGACTTTTAAAACCTGAACTAGGTCATAGATTACAGTCTGTAAACTCTACAAACGAATGGATCCGAAATCCAGAGGTTCCCTTTGGATCTTGGGTGATTGCAGAAGAACAGACGGCAGGAAAAGGACGAGGCCAAAATTTATGGCAGTCGTTAGGCGAAGAACCATTAATATTCTCTGGGAAAATCAGAATTTCAGCTGCCGAAATTTCTTTGCCTTTACTTTCGATTTTTATCTCTTCTGCATTGCTTAAAACAATTTTCTATTTTTTTCCTGAAAGGGAAGTAGATACTACAATCAAATGGCCAAATGATATTTATAAAAACGAAAAGAAAGTAGCAGGAATTTTAGTTCAATCTGAGTTTATCAATGGAGTTTATGATGTTGTGATTGGAATTGGACTCAACTTTTTTGGACAATCAGTACCTGAAGATTTAAAGGAGAAGGCTACCTTTTTATGTGATTCTCAAATAGGAGAAGGTGGTTTAGAAAGATTTGTAAATCATTTGGTCATAGGAATCAACCAAGCAGTGATCACACTCCTAGACCAAAGCCAAGTTTTAAAAGATTTAGTCTGGATCGAAGATCATTCTCTATTAAAGAACAAAGTCATTGAGACTGAATGGGATGAAAGAATCGTAAGAGGTCGAGTTTTGGGAATTGATGAATTAGGATTCCTTCTTATTATGACTGAAACTGGCCAAAAGATTGAGCTTATGGACACTTCACCAAAATTTCGGATGATATAA
- a CDS encoding SGNH/GDSL hydrolase family protein produces the protein MNRKITIVGDSLAQWSNGFGLKQKLPSEFTVTDLSVAGYSTEDWLQNKNRLNEIPTQIWILELGTNDAMVYGTSGYETRTRSLIDFLQNSQNSIVYLTLIPRTNMSSIRETIRTNNETLRQIKSQKQNVETIDVESVFESYQGNVPLYPVSDPIHPNQVGYEIMGELYRKKILGI, from the coding sequence TTGAACCGTAAAATCACAATTGTTGGAGATTCACTCGCACAATGGTCAAACGGATTTGGTCTGAAACAAAAATTACCAAGTGAATTTACAGTAACAGATCTTTCCGTTGCTGGTTACTCAACGGAAGATTGGTTACAAAATAAAAATCGATTGAATGAGATTCCAACTCAGATTTGGATTTTAGAATTAGGTACAAACGATGCGATGGTTTATGGAACCTCTGGCTATGAAACTCGCACACGTTCCTTAATTGATTTTTTGCAAAACTCTCAGAATTCGATAGTATATCTTACCTTAATTCCAAGAACAAATATGTCCTCGATACGGGAAACGATCCGCACCAATAACGAAACACTACGCCAAATCAAATCTCAAAAACAAAATGTAGAGACAATCGATGTAGAATCAGTATTTGAATCCTACCAAGGTAATGTTCCCTTATATCCTGTATCAGACCCAATTCATCCAAACCAAGTAGGTTATGAAATTATGGGCGAGTTGTATCGAAAAAAAATCTTAGGAATTTAA